In Clavibacter capsici, a single genomic region encodes these proteins:
- the nhaA gene encoding Na+/H+ antiporter NhaA, with amino-acid sequence MTTPIPALPTSPHARTSPGRGARLSRFLSHDTTGGILLLIATLLALVIANSPAADLYERVRGFTFGPEALHLDLSVGAWAADGLLAIFFFVVGLELKQEFVAGSLRDPRVAALPIAAAVGGVALPAGIFTLINLGAGPDALQGWAIPAATDIAFAVAVVAVVGKRLPPALRTFLLTLVVVDDLLAITIIAVFYTAGIAFMPLLLALVPLAAFGILVHRGVRAWYVLFPLGVGAWALVHASGIHATIAGVALGLLVPAISSTRAGVTHRDAAGHEERHALTHHFAERWSPLSSGVAVPVFAFFSAGVAVGGLDGLRESLSDTVAIGIIAALVVGKAAGITGASLLVTRLPGVRLDPTLRWPDVIGLSFVAGIGFTVSLLVGELAYGTGSKQDDVVKVGVLVGSLTSAVVGGTILAIRGRQHAADLEG; translated from the coding sequence ATGACCACTCCCATCCCTGCTCTACCTACCTCTCCTCACGCCCGGACCTCGCCCGGCCGCGGCGCCCGCCTCTCCCGGTTCCTTAGCCACGACACCACCGGCGGGATCCTGCTGCTGATCGCGACCCTGCTCGCGCTCGTCATAGCCAACAGCCCCGCCGCGGATCTGTACGAGCGCGTGCGTGGCTTCACGTTCGGGCCCGAGGCGCTGCATCTCGACCTCAGCGTCGGCGCGTGGGCGGCGGATGGGCTTCTCGCAATCTTCTTCTTCGTCGTCGGTCTCGAACTGAAGCAGGAATTCGTCGCCGGGTCCCTCCGTGACCCTCGCGTCGCCGCGCTCCCCATCGCTGCCGCCGTCGGCGGCGTCGCCCTACCTGCCGGCATCTTCACGCTCATCAACCTAGGCGCCGGTCCTGACGCACTCCAGGGATGGGCCATCCCCGCAGCGACCGACATCGCGTTCGCAGTCGCTGTGGTCGCGGTAGTCGGCAAGCGTCTCCCTCCGGCGCTGCGCACGTTCCTGCTGACCCTCGTTGTGGTTGATGACCTGCTCGCGATCACGATCATCGCCGTCTTCTACACGGCCGGGATCGCATTCATGCCCCTCCTGCTCGCGCTGGTACCGCTCGCCGCATTCGGGATCCTCGTCCATCGCGGGGTGCGCGCCTGGTACGTCCTTTTCCCGCTCGGCGTCGGCGCGTGGGCGCTGGTTCACGCGTCCGGGATTCATGCCACCATCGCCGGAGTCGCGCTCGGTCTCCTCGTCCCCGCCATTTCGAGTACCCGCGCAGGCGTCACGCACCGCGACGCCGCCGGACACGAGGAGCGCCACGCGCTTACGCACCACTTCGCCGAGCGCTGGTCCCCCCTCTCCTCCGGCGTCGCGGTACCGGTCTTCGCGTTCTTCTCCGCTGGCGTCGCCGTCGGCGGCCTCGACGGGCTGCGTGAGTCGCTCTCCGACACGGTGGCCATTGGCATCATCGCCGCGCTCGTGGTCGGCAAGGCCGCCGGGATCACGGGCGCATCGCTCCTCGTGACGCGCCTGCCCGGGGTCCGGCTCGACCCGACGCTGCGCTGGCCCGACGTCATCGGACTCTCCTTCGTCGCCGGTATCGGCTTCACCGTCTCGCTTCTCGTCGGCGAGCTCGCTTACGGCACTGGCAGCAAACAGGACGACGTCGTCAAGGTCGGCGTACTCGTCGGCTCCCTTACCTCCGCGGTCGTCGGCGGAACGATCCTCGCCATCCGAGGACGCCAGCACGCCGCTGACCTCGAAGGCTGA